The DNA window CCCCATGGTAAACCACCGCCAGCCGAACCTGTCTGAAAGGCGTCCGCTGAGAGGCCCCGTGATAATCATCCCAATTGCGCCGGGCACGATGATGAGCCCAACCTGCCCTGGCGAGAGCCCCAGTACAGCCTGCAGATAAAAGGGCATGAGGAATCGTACCGACTGCATTCCAAGGAAATTCAGGTAACTCGCAAGAACTCCGAGAGCAAACAGCCGCCTCTTGAACAGGCGGATGTCCATCATTGGGGAGGAACTGCGAAGTTCCTGCACCACGAACGCGACCAGTAGTGTGGCCGATCCAACGAGTAGTGCCACGACAAGCGGATGACTATACCCAATCGAAGGTGCCCACGTCATCCCATTGAGGAATGCAATCAAGGCTCCAACGGACAACGCCGCGCCAATCCAGTCGTATTGAATTTTTGTGCCCCTGGTCTGCCCGACTCTCGATGAGTCAATCATCACCATAGCGGCAATGGTGGCCACCGTCGCCAGGAGTGCCGTACCGAAGAACACCCATTGCCATCCCAGGACTTCTACGATGAAGCCGCCGATCGCGGGCCCGGCCACCCCTCCCGCGCCTACCATGCTCATCTGAAGTCCCAGGGCCTTGCCCCTCTCCTGAGGAGGAAAGCTCGCGACGATCATCGCCATCGAAGTGCCCTGAGTCATGGCGGCCCCCGCGCCCTGCGCGATCCTTATGGCGATCAGAGAGGTCATATTCGGGGCCATGCCGGCAATGCAGGCGGCAACTATGAATATCACGAACCCAACAACGTATATTCTCTTCCGGCCTGCTATGTCCGCGAAGCGACCCATTGGCAGGAGGAGGGCGCTGATAGTGAGCGTGTATCCGATCAGCACCCACTGGGTCGTAGGAAGGGCAGTCTCGAAGTGATTCGAAATACTTGGGAGCGCGACAGCAACACTACCCATGTCAGACACCGACGTAAACAGACCGATCGCCAGGGCCAGGAATGCCCAGTACCGGTAGTTCTCGCCTCGGAACATGGCCATAAGGCCTTGTCCCCGCCTAGCTAGAGACAGGCCAGCCCTCCATTCGCCAGGCGGCGTCCCAGAACATGTACTCGTACTGGCTGCTCACCATGAAAGCGCGTTCCATGGCTGCAAGTTCTGCGGGGCCGACCCCATCGGCGTGCCGGTCGACGAAGCCGCGAAGCCAGATGGCCAGTTCCTCGAATTCCGGAGCGTTGTATGTTTCGATCCATCGCCCGTAGAGAGGCTGATTATCTGGAAGGCCTTGGGCGTACAGCTTCTGACCGATCTCACAGTATCCCCACGAGCATGGCAGGATCACGGAGGCGACCTCGCCGACTGTCCCATTGTAGGCTGTGTTGATCATGTGCCGCGTGTACGCCCATGTCGTCGGAGAGGGTTCAGTTGCCAGGAGTTCCTCTTCAGTGATCCCGAAGTCCGCGCAGAAACTGACGTGAAGGGACATTTCTGTGTTCAATGTCTCGTGAATCAGGGTAGCGAACCAGCCCATGTCACTCATCTGCGGCGCCTTGGCAACCCCAAGCGAGATGGCGCGGCAAAAGTCGATCAGGAACACGTAGTCTTGCTGCATGTAGTACTTGAAACTGTCGAGGGACAGGGACCCGTCGCCGATACCCGTGACGAAGGGATGACTCTGCTCACGCTCCCAAATGGGTGCTGCGCGGCTCCTGAGTTCGTCTGAGAATCCCATCAACCTTTCCCCTCTTAAATCGGCGATCGTACGAGACAGTCGCCCAATGAGTCTGACACCCCATTATGGTATATCGTACCCCTTGACACAACCTGACCGTCGTGGCTTAGTGATACATATGGTTGACACTGGTTACATAATTGCTATCGACCAGGGCACAACTGGCACAACTGCCATGTTGATCGACTCAACGGGCGCCCCATTGTGGACGACCGGTAGGGACATTCGACAGATCTACCCACGGCCCGGCTGGGTCGAACACAGCCCCGTCGAGCTATTCGAGTCGTGCCTTGAGACCATAGATGAACTTCTCGAAATAGCGGAGCTGCATCCACGATCCATTGCCGGCCTGGGTATCACCAATCAGCGAGAGACCCTGGTCATGTGGGACCGTCGAACGGGCGAACCAGTTTCCAACGCCATCGTCTGGCAGTGCCGTCGTACCGCTCAACTCTGCGACTCCCTGAAGTCACAAGGCTACGGGGACGTAGTCCGCCAAAAGACTGGGCTGCCCATCGACGCATACTTCACGGGAACAAAGATACGATGGCTCCTTGACGAAATCCCCGATGGGCAACGGCGGGCTGCCAGTGGAGACCTGGCCTGTGGCACGGTCGACTCCTGGCTGATTTGGAACTTTACCAACAAACTGGTCCACGCCACTGATGTCACAAATGCCGGCAGAACGATGCTGTTCAACATCGATACACTCGACTGGGACGATGACCTGCTGGCGATGCTCGATATCCCGAAGGCAGTCCTGCCAGAGGTGAGATCGTCAAGCGAGGTGTACGGACATGTCGCTGGCGACCTGTCCTATGGTCAGCCAGTGCCCATTGCTGGCGTTGCGGGAGACCAGCACGCCTCCCTCTTCGGGCAGTGCTGTTTCGCGCCCGGTTCTACGAAGAACACTTATGGGACCGGTTGCTTCGCTCTCACGAACACCGGGACTGAACGCGTCGACTCTAGCTCAGGACTCTTGACCACAATAGGCTGGGGAATAGGCGGCGAGGTCAATTACGCATTGGAGGGTAGCGTCTTCTCTGCCGGAGCTACCATTCAATGGCTGCGGGATGGGTTAGGTCTTATGGAGACGTCCGCAGAGTCCGAATCCTTGGCGGCAGAGGTAGAAGACAATGGCGGCGTGTACCTTGTGCCCGCGTTCTCTGGCCTGGGGGCCCCATACTGGGATATGTACGCGCGCGGCACCATCGTTGGGTTGACCAGGGGGACAACAAGGTCACACATCTCCCGGGCTGCGCTGGAGTCGATTGCCTACCAGACCCACGATATACTCGACCTGATGCAGAAGGAAGGGGGTACTGCCATCTCTTCCCTTCGCGTGGACGGTGGCGCAACTGACAATAACCTCCTGATGCAATTCCAGGCAGACATCCTAGGCGTCCCGATCCAGCGGTCTGCGATAAAAGAGACCACTGCCCTGGGAGCCGGATACCTGGCAGGTCTTGCAGTCGGGACCTGGAACAGCTCCGAAGAGCTTGAAGCCCTGTGGGAGGCGGATGCGACCTTCCATCCAGCTATGGACGAGAGTCAGCGAGAGGCCCATTACTCCGACTGGCAGCGCGCTGTGGAAAGGTCTAGGAACTGGGCGTCCTGAGCGCCCTGGACCTACTCTCCAGCCATATGCTGGATGTATCGCTCCGCTGACCGGAGAACAGCCTCTTTGGCGCCAGACATTACATTCCTCCCCCACCAGCCTCCGTAGATGCGATCGAACTCGAATGGTGCGACAGCGTCGAGAATCGCGTCAACCTTTGCCTCCGACATCGGAATCAGGTTCGGGTAGCTCGTCATGAAGCTCACGAATCGCCTGTCAGGCACCACCGTTATACTGTCTCCTACAAACAGCGCTCCCGCGCCGTCTGCTCCGTCAGCCCAGTGCAGCACGGCGCTGCCGTCGAAATGCCCTCCACACTGAATGAGCGTCACACCAGGAACAAGCTCCAGTGGTTCTCCATCCCAGTATTCGATAGCTGGGTCTGGACGCATGACATGCTCGCGGTCTGCTTCGGGGATTATGATTGGAGCACCACCAAAAGCCCGGCTGTACTCAACATTGCTGTCATAGAAGTGAGGGTGCGAAAAGCAAATGTAGTCGATTCCGCCGGCAGCATTTATCGCTGCAATGGCGGAGTCATCCAAAAGGCTGACGCAGTCGTACAACACATTGCCATGCGGTGTCTGGACGAGCAGCGCTCTCTGTCCGATGGTGAAGGAGGGTGAAATGCCGATGCCAATAAGATTGGGCTCCTCCTCTCGGACGTCGTTTCGATATCCATCCCGGATAAGCTCGTCCATGGTTGTCCACTGCTGCCCGTCCCATCCCACGTATTGTCTAGGGTCCAGGCAGATCGGACATTCGCCAGGAGGCTCTGATGATTCAGCAAACTGCACACCACAGGTCTTGCAGATATAGTTGGGCATCAGTCTCCTCCTCTAGGTTCAGCACGCGACATCCGGGATGGCAGGGTGTCACGTACGGCGCTGGTGATATACCTTGTACACTATATCAATCACAACACGATCAGGAGAGTTGAAAAATGGGGGCAGCCTCCCGTCCTGAAACTATTGGCGACCTTCGTGCTTCCGGCTACCAGGTATTAACTGTGAAGCAAGAGCTCAGACGTAACCTGATTCGCAAGATCCAGGCGAATGAAGAGCTGTTCCCTGGGATAGTTGGGTTCCACGAGTCGGTCATTCCACAGTTGGAGAATGCGATTCTTGCCGGACAGGACATTATCCTTCTCGGGGAACGCGGTCAGGCCAAGTCCAGGCTCATCCGACACATGGTCGAACTACTGGATGAGGCTATACCCAGCATCGAGGGCTGTGAATTAAACGACAACCCCTTTGACCCGATCTGCCCGGAGTGCAAGGAAAAGATCGCCGAGTCCGGTGACGATGTGCAGGTCGCCTGGGTCTCCCGGGAAGACAGGTACGCCGAAAAGCTGGCAACACCTGACATCACCGTCGCAGATCTCATTGGCGAGATCGACCCGATCAAGGTGGCGGAGGGACGGTACCTGTCTGACGAACTCGCAATTCACTATGGCCTGATCCCACGCACAAACAGGGGAATATTCAGCATCAATGAACTTCCCGACCTCTCTGAGAGGATTCAGGTCAGCCTCTTCAACCTAATGCAGGAGCGCGATGTCCAGATCAAGGGATACCGCATCATGCTCCCAATCGATGTGATGCTCGTATCCAGCGCCAACCCCGAGGACTACACCAATCGCGGTCGTATCATCACGCCGCTAAAGGACCGTTACGGCGCTCAAATCAGGACCCACTATCCTCGCGACATCGAAGAAGAGATTCAAATCATGGAGCAGGAGCACACCAGGTTCGACGATGTTGACGATGTTGTTGTTGTCCCGCAGTACATGAAGGAAGTGATCGCGGAGATTACCAGCCTCGCAAGGCGGAGCCCTGAAGTAAACCAGCGTTCAGGCGTCAGTCTCCGGGTTTCGATTGCCAACTACGAAACCGTCATCGGCAGCGCGTTCAAGAGAAGCCTCAGACTTCAGGAAACAGCCAGCCCAAGAGTTAGCGACCTACCGGCCATAGTCGCCTCCACGAACGGCAAAGTAGAAATGGAAAGCGTCGAAGAGGGCCGCGAGTTCAAGGTTGTGGACGGACTCGTCAAGAAGGCCGTACAGAACATGTTCAGCCGGTACTTTACGGCTCGTGACTTCGAAGCCGTCTTGACCAGGTTCGATGAGGGACTGACTATCCAGGCCGGAACCGACATTCCTTCCCAATCCTACGTGGACAGTCTCCCACAGATGGCAGACATGAAGGAGATGATCGCGAAGATCGAGGAGTCCAACGATCCCTCGGCGATTGCCTCGGCTATGGAGTTCGTGCTCGAGGGTCTGTACCTGAACAGGCGTCTAAACAGAGACCAGACAGCAGGTCACATAGTCTTTTCTGCATAGATTCTGGATCTAGGAGCGTCCCGCAGCGGACTTCCTTCGTGGTCGTCGCTTCTTGCGAGTTCCGGTGATCTTGCCGTTCGAAGGGCAGCCCCAGGCAAGGACGCACTCTGTGCATCTTGGTCGTTGAGCCTTGCACACCTGACGGCCATGTTTGATCAGGTACATGTGAAAGGCGAACACGTCCTCAGGCTCGACCATAGGCTCCAGGATGTCATGCGCCTTATCCGCTGAGATCTTCTTGCCGATTAGACCGAGTCGCTGTGATACACGATAGATGTGCGTGTCTACTGGCATCGCGGGCATACCGAGTGAGAAGCACAAGATAATCGCCGCAGTCTTCGGGCCCACTCCGGGAAGGTCCTTGAGCCACGCCTTCGCATCGTCCAGTGGCATCTCACCGAGAAATGAGAGGTCGAAGGACCCTACGTCATCCCTAACTATGTTGAGAACCTGCTTGATACGAACGGACTTCTGTTTGGACAGGCCCCCTGACCTTATAGCTACCTCGATCTCATCTTCTGGCGCATCGGCTATTGACTCCAGCGTGCCGAACACACTCATGAGGTTCAGAAAGGCCCTCTCGGAGTTGATGTCCGAAGTGTGCTGCGACAGAATTGTGTAGACCAACTCCTCTGCAGGGTTGTACCTCGGCACCCATTCCTCTGGCCCATATTCCCCGCCTAGCTGCGACATGACATCTGCGGCTTTCACCCTTGGGCGTCGGGCTGCCATTGACGACCTCCTGCTGGTCTTGCCAAATGTGTTGGGTGATCAGATTATACTTCAATGACTCGACAGCCCGAATTTTCTACTTGACAGCGGTTCTGGTGCTCCATTAATTTCAGACGCGGCCTGTGGTTCTAAAGACTCAGTTCCCTGGACGGACAGCCTCCTTCCATGGACATCACTTGCACTATGCTCGCTGGTCGCGTTCTCGGCCCGTAATGCCGCACCTATGTGCGAGCTTGGGAGTGAATCATATGACCCTTGACCTAGTGGTAGACGACCTAGGCAACCCTGACGGTCCCATCAGACATACAGACCTAGCCCAGCTATCCGGGCTTACCAGAGCCAGGGTGCCGGAAGTCATGTCATCTTTCGCAAAGGCACCAGAGGAGCGCAGGCGCGAGCTTGTCGATCGCATGATCGAGCTGGCGGAAGACAATATCGAGCTGGACTTCACGGCCGTGCTGCGCGCCTGTCTTCGGGACAGAGACGCCCAAGTCCGGGCGAGGGCAGCACAAGGCCTCTGGGACTCTGAGGACCGGACGCTCGTTCGCCCACTCATCGACCTTCTCCTAAAAGACGAGGCCCCTGCGGTTCGTGAGGCGGCGGCGACGGCCCTGGCTAAGTTTGCTGAACTAGCCAGCGAAGGCAGGCTTGTGAAGAGAGACGTTCAGAGGATAGGCGACGCTCTCCTAACAGTGGTCGGGCGAGAAGACGAACATGTTGGCACTCAGTGCAGAGCAATTGAGGCATTGGCCCCGCTGGACTCGGCTCAGGTCCACTCAATCATAGAAGAGGCCTATGCCGGTTCTGATGTCAGGCTCAGGCAGAGCGCGATTTTCGCAATGGGTAGAAGCTCGGACTCCAGATGGCTGCCAACAGTCATCAAGGAGATGAGAAACCCCGATGCCGCGCTCAGGTACGAGGCGGCGACCGCGTGCGGATTCCTGGGTGAAGATGACACCCTGCCCTATCTGATCAGCCTTCTCAACGATGAAGACAGTCAGGTGCAGCTCGCTGCCGTCAGGTCCCTGGGAGCTATTGGCGGTGACCTGGCTCGAAGAGCGCTTATGCAGGCGATGAGAAGAGGTGATGACGCGATTGAGGAGGCAGCCGAAGAAGCGCTGGCGTTGATTGACTTCGACGACGATCCATTAGGGTTCCGCTTTGAAGGATGAACCATCTGTCGTCGGACACACACTGAAGCGACGTGACGCGTCTCCCTTTTCCTTTGACCAGTTGCCGCTGGGGCGTGAGTGGTGAGCACTGTAGGCATAATCGCCAATCCCGCGGCAGGCAAGGACATTCGTCGAATCGTTGCCCAGGGCAGGTTCGTGCCCAATCATGAGAAGGTCAACATCCTCAAGCGGGCCCTGGTTGGGATGGACGCCGTTGGCGTTGAACGTGTTCTATTCCTTCCCGACAGTGGTGGACTCGGCAGGAGCGCCCTGCAGGGCATGGAGCTTGCGCTAACTCCTGACTTCGTAGAAATGACCGTCTTTCATGCCGAGAGGGATTCCTCAGGCGCCGCGAGAATCATGCGCGAAGTTGGAGTGGACTGCATAATCACCCTGGGAGGTGACGGCACGAATAGAGCCATTGCAACGGAGTGCGGTGACATTCCGCTGGTCCCTATCTCCACAGGTACCAACAATGTGTTCCCCACGATGCTGGAGGGAACGATTGCTGGCATGGCCGCTGGAGTTGTCGCCACAGGTCAGGCTGACCCCGAACGTGCGTCGATTCACCATAGCCGCCTTGAAGTCTACGTGGATGGCGAATACCGCGACATGGCTCTCGTCGATGTAGCTGTGTCTACCGAGCGATTCGTGGGGGCAAGGGCGATCTGGGATATGTCCACTCTTCACCAGCTCTTCCTCACGCGGGCAAGCGTTACCAGCATTGGCCTATCCGCCATTGGCGCGCAGCTCAGGCAAATTGAGCCGGACTCGCCAGAAGGCCTTTACATGCGTCTCGGCCCTGGAGGCGATACAGTGCTCGCACCTGTGGCACCAGGAGCCGTTACCAGTGTGGACG is part of the Dehalococcoidia bacterium genome and encodes:
- a CDS encoding MFS transporter, encoding MAMFRGENYRYWAFLALAIGLFTSVSDMGSVAVALPSISNHFETALPTTQWVLIGYTLTISALLLPMGRFADIAGRKRIYVVGFVIFIVAACIAGMAPNMTSLIAIRIAQGAGAAMTQGTSMAMIVASFPPQERGKALGLQMSMVGAGGVAGPAIGGFIVEVLGWQWVFFGTALLATVATIAAMVMIDSSRVGQTRGTKIQYDWIGAALSVGALIAFLNGMTWAPSIGYSHPLVVALLVGSATLLVAFVVQELRSSSPMMDIRLFKRRLFALGVLASYLNFLGMQSVRFLMPFYLQAVLGLSPGQVGLIIVPGAIGMIITGPLSGRLSDRFGWRWFTMGGLLVSAGGLLILSTLQPTSPFWLAMAGMIMQSTGIGLFNAPNNSSILSAVEPSKFGVISGFLNLVRNSGNLCSIAIATAIVTATMGTLGYEPTLAGVTAEGSEGLLGAFTSGLRVAYSIMAVVVLAGVVASAFKGQQYQPESETPEVQAAPTSDKASVRQAAD
- the tenA gene encoding thiaminase II: MGFSDELRSRAAPIWEREQSHPFVTGIGDGSLSLDSFKYYMQQDYVFLIDFCRAISLGVAKAPQMSDMGWFATLIHETLNTEMSLHVSFCADFGITEEELLATEPSPTTWAYTRHMINTAYNGTVGEVASVILPCSWGYCEIGQKLYAQGLPDNQPLYGRWIETYNAPEFEELAIWLRGFVDRHADGVGPAELAAMERAFMVSSQYEYMFWDAAWRMEGWPVSS
- the glpK gene encoding glycerol kinase GlpK, with product MVDTGYIIAIDQGTTGTTAMLIDSTGAPLWTTGRDIRQIYPRPGWVEHSPVELFESCLETIDELLEIAELHPRSIAGLGITNQRETLVMWDRRTGEPVSNAIVWQCRRTAQLCDSLKSQGYGDVVRQKTGLPIDAYFTGTKIRWLLDEIPDGQRRAASGDLACGTVDSWLIWNFTNKLVHATDVTNAGRTMLFNIDTLDWDDDLLAMLDIPKAVLPEVRSSSEVYGHVAGDLSYGQPVPIAGVAGDQHASLFGQCCFAPGSTKNTYGTGCFALTNTGTERVDSSSGLLTTIGWGIGGEVNYALEGSVFSAGATIQWLRDGLGLMETSAESESLAAEVEDNGGVYLVPAFSGLGAPYWDMYARGTIVGLTRGTTRSHISRAALESIAYQTHDILDLMQKEGGTAISSLRVDGGATDNNLLMQFQADILGVPIQRSAIKETTALGAGYLAGLAVGTWNSSEELEALWEADATFHPAMDESQREAHYSDWQRAVERSRNWAS
- a CDS encoding MBL fold metallo-hydrolase gives rise to the protein MPNYICKTCGVQFAESSEPPGECPICLDPRQYVGWDGQQWTTMDELIRDGYRNDVREEEPNLIGIGISPSFTIGQRALLVQTPHGNVLYDCVSLLDDSAIAAINAAGGIDYICFSHPHFYDSNVEYSRAFGGAPIIIPEADREHVMRPDPAIEYWDGEPLELVPGVTLIQCGGHFDGSAVLHWADGADGAGALFVGDSITVVPDRRFVSFMTSYPNLIPMSEAKVDAILDAVAPFEFDRIYGGWWGRNVMSGAKEAVLRSAERYIQHMAGE
- a CDS encoding sigma 54-interacting transcriptional regulator; the encoded protein is MGAASRPETIGDLRASGYQVLTVKQELRRNLIRKIQANEELFPGIVGFHESVIPQLENAILAGQDIILLGERGQAKSRLIRHMVELLDEAIPSIEGCELNDNPFDPICPECKEKIAESGDDVQVAWVSREDRYAEKLATPDITVADLIGEIDPIKVAEGRYLSDELAIHYGLIPRTNRGIFSINELPDLSERIQVSLFNLMQERDVQIKGYRIMLPIDVMLVSSANPEDYTNRGRIITPLKDRYGAQIRTHYPRDIEEEIQIMEQEHTRFDDVDDVVVVPQYMKEVIAEITSLARRSPEVNQRSGVSLRVSIANYETVIGSAFKRSLRLQETASPRVSDLPAIVASTNGKVEMESVEEGREFKVVDGLVKKAVQNMFSRYFTARDFEAVLTRFDEGLTIQAGTDIPSQSYVDSLPQMADMKEMIAKIEESNDPSAIASAMEFVLEGLYLNRRLNRDQTAGHIVFSA
- a CDS encoding endonuclease III, producing the protein MAARRPRVKAADVMSQLGGEYGPEEWVPRYNPAEELVYTILSQHTSDINSERAFLNLMSVFGTLESIADAPEDEIEVAIRSGGLSKQKSVRIKQVLNIVRDDVGSFDLSFLGEMPLDDAKAWLKDLPGVGPKTAAIILCFSLGMPAMPVDTHIYRVSQRLGLIGKKISADKAHDILEPMVEPEDVFAFHMYLIKHGRQVCKAQRPRCTECVLAWGCPSNGKITGTRKKRRPRRKSAAGRS
- a CDS encoding HEAT repeat domain-containing protein, encoding MTLDLVVDDLGNPDGPIRHTDLAQLSGLTRARVPEVMSSFAKAPEERRRELVDRMIELAEDNIELDFTAVLRACLRDRDAQVRARAAQGLWDSEDRTLVRPLIDLLLKDEAPAVREAAATALAKFAELASEGRLVKRDVQRIGDALLTVVGREDEHVGTQCRAIEALAPLDSAQVHSIIEEAYAGSDVRLRQSAIFAMGRSSDSRWLPTVIKEMRNPDAALRYEAATACGFLGEDDTLPYLISLLNDEDSQVQLAAVRSLGAIGGDLARRALMQAMRRGDDAIEEAAEEALALIDFDDDPLGFRFEG
- a CDS encoding NAD(+)/NADH kinase, whose amino-acid sequence is MSTVGIIANPAAGKDIRRIVAQGRFVPNHEKVNILKRALVGMDAVGVERVLFLPDSGGLGRSALQGMELALTPDFVEMTVFHAERDSSGAARIMREVGVDCIITLGGDGTNRAIATECGDIPLVPISTGTNNVFPTMLEGTIAGMAAGVVATGQADPERASIHHSRLEVYVDGEYRDMALVDVAVSTERFVGARAIWDMSTLHQLFLTRASVTSIGLSAIGAQLRQIEPDSPEGLYMRLGPGGDTVLAPVAPGAVTSVDVTEWFAITPDGPGVEVDLRPATIALDGERTFSLSPSSKVEVRLGLNGPRVVNPERALALAAQTRDHHR